One Deinococcus roseus DNA window includes the following coding sequences:
- a CDS encoding TetR/AcrR family transcriptional regulator produces the protein MRNAREHILQTASQLFYQHGIRAVGVDTIIQESGVAKMTLYRHFPSKDDLMVAFLDRTHTFMMAWMEEQAAPHSQPRSKLEGIFVGVQNLTGSIQCLGCAFLNASAEFQDLNHPAHQQAIRHKEVLLDYFVQLATAAELQHPEVLAGNLLLLLDGAWAAARMFGPQNHASGVAQAARSLIAAHAMPVVSVITSD, from the coding sequence ATGCGCAACGCCCGAGAACACATCCTGCAAACCGCCAGCCAGCTGTTTTACCAGCATGGCATCCGCGCAGTGGGCGTGGACACCATCATCCAGGAATCTGGGGTGGCGAAAATGACGCTGTACCGTCATTTTCCCTCCAAGGATGACCTGATGGTGGCTTTTCTGGACCGCACGCACACCTTCATGATGGCATGGATGGAAGAACAAGCGGCACCCCACAGCCAGCCCCGCAGCAAGCTGGAAGGCATCTTTGTGGGGGTGCAGAACCTAACGGGAAGCATTCAGTGTCTGGGATGTGCTTTTCTGAATGCTTCGGCGGAATTTCAGGACCTGAACCACCCGGCCCACCAGCAAGCCATCCGGCACAAAGAAGTGCTGCTGGACTATTTTGTTCAGCTGGCCACAGCGGCAGAATTGCAACACCCTGAAGTTCTGGCAGGCAACCTGCTTTTGCTGTTGGATGGGGCATGGGCAGCTGCACGCATGTTCGGTCCCCAGAACCACGCTTCAGGGGTGGCACAGGCAGCCAGAAGCCTGATTGCTGCCCATGCCATGCCCGTTGTCTCGGTCATTACTTCCGACTGA
- a CDS encoding NADPH-dependent F420 reductase gives MNIGILGSGMVGKAIATALLAKGHDVVIGTRDPGKLSGWVSSQSGNLRIASPADAASHAEILVHATSGHAAIQALESAGRENLQGKVIIDISNPLDFSKGFPPTLFVKDDDSLAEQIQHAFPEARIVKSLNTLTADLMLNPQLLNGTHTIFMSGNDQDAKDQVRDLLESFGWQDILDLGDLSTARGTEMYLALWARLYGSLRRSHFNVKVVR, from the coding sequence ATGAACATTGGAATTCTGGGATCTGGCATGGTGGGAAAAGCCATCGCAACCGCACTGCTTGCCAAAGGCCATGATGTGGTCATCGGCACCCGTGATCCGGGCAAGCTCAGCGGATGGGTCAGCAGCCAATCGGGGAACCTGCGCATTGCCAGCCCAGCAGATGCTGCCAGCCATGCTGAAATTCTCGTTCATGCCACTTCAGGGCATGCCGCAATTCAGGCCCTGGAATCCGCGGGACGTGAAAACCTGCAGGGCAAAGTGATCATCGACATTTCCAACCCGCTGGATTTCTCCAAAGGCTTCCCCCCCACCCTCTTTGTCAAAGACGATGACTCTCTGGCAGAACAGATCCAGCATGCCTTCCCCGAAGCCCGCATCGTCAAAAGCCTCAACACCCTCACGGCAGATTTGATGCTGAACCCTCAACTGCTGAACGGCACCCACACCATCTTCATGAGTGGCAACGATCAGGACGCCAAGGACCAGGTGCGCGATTTGCTGGAAAGCTTCGGATGGCAGGACATTCTGGACCTCGGAGACCTCAGCACGGCACGCGGCACCGAAATGTACCTGGCCCTGTGGGCCAGGCTGTACGGCAGCCTCAGGCGTTCGCACTTCAATGTCAAAGTGGTGCGTTAA
- a CDS encoding acyl-CoA thioesterase: MEYSTHIRVRYAETDQMGVAHHSNYAVWMELARVEFMRELQMDYREVEKQGIYLMLTRLDVRFRRAARFDDVVHIKVVVSEVKSRTMAFDYLLTSEAGETVATGTTEHIATDKNYRPVRIPDNLLASMQ; encoded by the coding sequence ATGGAATACAGCACCCATATCCGTGTCCGTTACGCCGAAACCGACCAGATGGGGGTGGCCCACCACAGCAATTACGCCGTGTGGATGGAACTGGCCCGGGTGGAATTCATGCGGGAATTGCAGATGGACTACCGCGAGGTGGAAAAGCAGGGCATCTACCTGATGCTCACCCGTCTGGATGTGCGGTTTCGCAGGGCAGCCCGTTTTGATGATGTGGTGCACATCAAGGTGGTGGTGTCAGAAGTGAAATCCCGCACCATGGCTTTTGATTACCTGCTGACCTCTGAAGCAGGTGAGACCGTTGCAACAGGCACCACCGAGCACATTGCCACCGATAAAAATTACCGCCCTGTAAGAATTCCCGACAACCTGCTCGCCAGCATGCAATAA
- a CDS encoding sensor histidine kinase — MAVAVGMKGVPLRTRLALSYALLSMLAVLVVGGISMTLALRALESQFETRLNEQADVIGEAFNDPSKAFGQPVVHTEAGIQVQDASGHVVSSSGTLTLLSEPVSAARVTVQGKSFRLVQRNWTRAGRVLGRIWVALPEDPLLVERNTLLITVSVGALISAVLTFLVGLFLGRLGLIPLERAAHHANSLRPEQQVLLPYQGQQDEVYQLVSSINGLLERTWAQQAFEKQFVGQVAHELGAPLTSLRGYAERLQAQSPDPDLQKIIGIARDLQFTAHDLIQYARGRTEMDLVLHFVHARELQQKLERLVEGVSYLGAWNSTYLVADVDRLAQALRNLFTNARRVVGPAGRIECELAFEQDQVVFYTRDNGPGISEQDLPHLFEAFYSGSGSYGLGLSVARKVAEQHGGQLTVRNLPTGGAEFRLSLPLPEEESAENPEDDLENDLENDLENGMEDGMENDMKKIQDLPRQS; from the coding sequence ATGGCTGTGGCTGTGGGCATGAAGGGCGTTCCTTTACGGACCCGTCTGGCCCTTTCATATGCCCTGCTGTCCATGCTGGCTGTGCTGGTGGTGGGGGGCATCAGCATGACCCTGGCCCTCAGGGCACTGGAGAGCCAGTTTGAAACCCGTCTGAACGAGCAAGCAGATGTGATTGGCGAAGCTTTCAATGATCCTTCCAAAGCTTTCGGGCAGCCGGTGGTGCACACCGAGGCAGGCATTCAGGTGCAGGATGCTTCTGGTCATGTGGTGTCCTCTTCAGGAACCCTGACCCTGCTCAGCGAGCCTGTGTCAGCTGCACGGGTCACGGTTCAGGGCAAGTCCTTTCGTCTGGTGCAGCGAAACTGGACACGGGCAGGTCGGGTGCTGGGTCGCATCTGGGTGGCCCTTCCCGAAGACCCCCTGCTGGTTGAGCGCAACACCTTGCTGATCACCGTCAGCGTGGGAGCCCTGATTTCAGCCGTGTTGACTTTCCTGGTGGGTTTGTTTCTGGGACGCCTGGGACTCATTCCTCTGGAGCGGGCAGCCCACCATGCCAACAGCCTGCGCCCTGAACAGCAGGTTCTGCTTCCCTACCAGGGTCAGCAGGACGAGGTGTACCAACTGGTCAGCTCCATCAATGGGCTGCTGGAAAGGACCTGGGCACAGCAGGCTTTTGAAAAACAATTTGTGGGACAGGTGGCCCATGAACTGGGTGCGCCCCTCACCAGCCTGAGGGGGTATGCAGAACGCCTGCAGGCCCAGAGCCCTGATCCTGACCTGCAAAAAATCATCGGAATTGCCCGGGATTTGCAATTCACTGCCCATGACCTGATCCAGTATGCCCGTGGACGCACCGAGATGGACCTGGTGCTGCATTTTGTGCATGCCCGTGAATTGCAGCAAAAACTGGAACGGCTGGTGGAGGGGGTCTCTTACCTGGGGGCCTGGAATTCCACCTATCTGGTGGCCGATGTGGACCGTCTGGCGCAGGCGTTGCGCAACCTGTTCACCAATGCCCGGCGGGTGGTGGGGCCTGCAGGTCGCATCGAGTGCGAATTGGCTTTTGAGCAGGACCAGGTGGTGTTTTACACCCGGGACAATGGTCCGGGCATCTCAGAGCAGGACCTTCCCCATCTGTTCGAGGCATTTTATTCTGGTTCAGGAAGTTACGGTCTGGGCCTGAGTGTGGCCCGCAAAGTGGCAGAGCAGCATGGGGGTCAATTGACGGTGCGCAACCTTCCGACTGGCGGTGCAGAATTCCGGCTTTCCTTGCCCCTTCCCGAAGAAGAGTCTGCGGAAAACCCGGAAGATGACCTCGAAAATGACCTCGAAAATGACCTCGAAAACGGCATGGAAGACGGGATGGAAAATGACATGAAAAAAATTCAGGATTTGCCCAGACAATCCTGA
- a CDS encoding alpha/beta fold hydrolase codes for MQQEYSRTIELGQRKIHHLEAGQGPPLVLLHGTAIDSAWLSYGKHLMHFAQHFHVFAPDFPGYGQSVDPDRRYQTRDYVAFLPEFFEAVGLQKASVVAFSMGGAIALQVALKHPELFEKLVLVDSFGLFGRIHVPLLPRLGIRSEKFALWLWDLSRKHPFFLGLVLKLLVIHNPRLVTSELLTELQGEMHNPETFLRWMQSELGWTEYTTNLFAELPGLKVSTLLIHAEQDRVTPASRTHYAVKKIPGARHMIIPQSGHWVMREQPEVWRKCVLDFLLEGVMPANEPSSFPSSNPSST; via the coding sequence ATGCAACAGGAGTACTCCCGAACAATTGAGCTGGGGCAGCGCAAAATCCATCATCTGGAAGCCGGGCAGGGACCGCCACTGGTGCTGTTGCATGGAACAGCCATTGATTCTGCATGGCTGAGTTATGGCAAGCACCTGATGCACTTTGCCCAGCATTTCCATGTGTTTGCCCCGGATTTTCCGGGTTATGGACAGAGTGTGGATCCGGACAGGCGGTACCAGACCCGGGATTACGTGGCTTTCCTGCCAGAGTTTTTTGAGGCTGTAGGTTTGCAAAAAGCCTCTGTGGTGGCTTTTTCGATGGGAGGAGCCATTGCCCTGCAGGTGGCTTTAAAACATCCCGAGCTTTTTGAAAAACTGGTGCTGGTGGACAGTTTCGGGCTTTTTGGCAGGATTCATGTGCCCCTGCTCCCCAGGCTGGGCATCCGCTCTGAAAAATTTGCCCTGTGGCTGTGGGACCTCAGCAGGAAACACCCGTTTTTTCTGGGACTGGTCCTGAAATTGCTGGTGATCCACAATCCCAGATTGGTCACGTCTGAACTGCTGACCGAATTGCAGGGGGAAATGCACAACCCGGAGACTTTCTTGCGCTGGATGCAATCTGAACTGGGCTGGACCGAGTACACCACCAACCTCTTTGCAGAGCTTCCAGGCCTCAAGGTGTCGACGCTTTTGATCCATGCAGAGCAGGACCGGGTGACTCCGGCCAGCCGAACCCATTACGCTGTGAAGAAAATCCCTGGGGCCAGACACATGATCATTCCGCAAAGCGGTCACTGGGTGATGCGGGAACAACCCGAAGTCTGGCGCAAGTGTGTGCTGGATTTTTTGCTGGAAGGTGTGATGCCTGCAAATGAGCCCTCCAGTTTTCCCTCCAGCAATCCATCCAGCACCTGA
- a CDS encoding YcjF family protein — protein MLPIIKQLLENFKFDIEPNKTAAENAEDVIKGAATLSAVIAAEPIPVADILLITPVQIKMVVHVGKIYGFELNRKRAKEIMVELGASFAYGMLARQAMRQVAKVVAPVLGGVITAPLVYGWTFALGKLAEEYFKRKKLGLELTDKERKEIAARTFDAEYSKAEKKTPANPGTPNQDQQ, from the coding sequence ATGCTTCCAATCATCAAACAACTGCTCGAAAACTTTAAGTTCGACATCGAACCAAACAAGACCGCAGCCGAGAACGCCGAGGATGTCATCAAGGGCGCGGCCACCCTCTCGGCGGTGATCGCAGCAGAGCCCATCCCGGTGGCAGACATCCTGCTGATCACCCCGGTGCAGATCAAGATGGTCGTGCACGTCGGCAAAATCTACGGTTTTGAACTGAACCGCAAACGGGCCAAAGAAATCATGGTGGAACTCGGAGCCTCTTTCGCTTACGGAATGCTCGCCAGACAGGCCATGCGGCAAGTGGCCAAAGTGGTGGCCCCGGTTCTGGGTGGGGTGATCACCGCCCCCCTGGTTTATGGCTGGACTTTTGCACTGGGCAAACTGGCCGAAGAGTACTTCAAACGCAAAAAACTGGGTCTGGAACTCACCGACAAAGAGCGCAAAGAAATTGCGGCCCGCACTTTTGATGCAGAGTACAGCAAAGCCGAAAAGAAAACCCCGGCAAATCCAGGGACCCCGAATCAAGATCAACAATAA
- a CDS encoding prepilin-type N-terminal cleavage/methylation domain-containing protein, with the protein MTTQNRCRGFTLLEVLVTLGIVVLVLVLTAGLSSGMQHAAAMQVRQDLLQQDATLAEALLSLQVSSAGDRGSDPAIYLGKDWTDESRASALNWMAGHWILFAVPTLASGTGSSGDVLQVTRVEEVEQKANPALLRYHLKKTTFSRSSSSDALLWNAQNLWCEVDQASSAVSCLESASNPQPVVDHLEAFEVFFLGKTSGWSATRPAAAELSGVGMYLRFKVPAEQLKTCLSYPSKQVRLPAAASVLGIPSRTYQGNQCKAKRLELVKVLHLSSPQVY; encoded by the coding sequence ATGACAACCCAAAACAGATGCAGAGGATTCACCCTGCTGGAAGTGCTGGTGACCCTGGGCATTGTGGTGCTGGTGCTGGTTTTGACAGCGGGCCTCAGTTCAGGCATGCAACATGCTGCAGCAATGCAAGTCCGGCAGGACCTGTTGCAGCAAGATGCCACCCTCGCGGAAGCCCTGTTGAGCCTGCAGGTGTCCAGTGCAGGAGATCGGGGCAGTGATCCTGCCATATACCTGGGAAAAGACTGGACAGATGAAAGCCGTGCCAGTGCATTGAATTGGATGGCGGGACACTGGATCCTCTTTGCTGTTCCCACACTGGCCTCAGGGACAGGCAGTTCGGGCGATGTGCTGCAAGTCACCCGTGTGGAGGAGGTGGAACAGAAAGCCAATCCCGCTTTGCTGCGTTACCATCTGAAAAAAACCACTTTTTCCCGCTCCAGTTCAAGTGATGCTTTGTTGTGGAACGCCCAGAACCTGTGGTGTGAGGTGGATCAGGCCAGCAGTGCAGTGTCTTGCCTGGAAAGTGCCAGCAATCCTCAGCCTGTGGTGGACCATCTGGAAGCTTTTGAGGTGTTCTTTCTGGGGAAAACCTCAGGCTGGTCAGCCACGCGTCCAGCAGCAGCTGAGCTTTCTGGTGTGGGCATGTATCTCAGGTTCAAAGTGCCTGCAGAACAGCTGAAGACCTGTCTCAGCTATCCCAGCAAGCAGGTGAGGCTTCCTGCTGCAGCCAGTGTGCTGGGCATTCCCTCCAGAACCTACCAGGGCAATCAATGCAAGGCAAAACGTCTGGAACTGGTCAAAGTGCTGCACCTGTCCAGTCCTCAGGTGTATTGA
- a CDS encoding response regulator transcription factor, protein MRKWQILLLEDDPGLSDLLTDHLNQAGHQTRACRTLTEAHQQLEEWTPDLVLLDLNLPDGDGLDLIPSIQALGNLPVLILTARGSVPDRVQGLNSGADDYLIKPFAMDEFDARIKALLRRVHPQEQTLYLSGTTLDINKCMLWTDAGNVLLTDHEIRVMEYLMQNASRVVNREVLEQYVYGWYIPASNSIEVRVSVLRKKLKQIESQLNIRALRKAGYALFVES, encoded by the coding sequence ATGCGAAAGTGGCAAATCCTCCTTCTAGAAGATGATCCTGGGCTTTCAGACCTGCTGACCGACCACCTCAACCAGGCTGGACATCAAACCAGAGCTTGCCGCACCCTCACTGAAGCCCACCAGCAGCTGGAAGAATGGACCCCCGATCTGGTGCTGCTGGACCTCAATTTGCCTGATGGTGATGGTCTGGATCTGATTCCTTCCATTCAGGCCCTGGGCAACCTGCCGGTCTTGATTCTCACCGCCAGGGGTTCTGTTCCCGACCGCGTACAGGGCCTCAACTCTGGCGCAGATGACTACCTGATCAAACCCTTCGCCATGGATGAGTTTGATGCCCGCATCAAGGCCCTGCTCAGGAGGGTGCATCCCCAGGAGCAAACCCTTTACCTCTCGGGCACCACCCTGGACATCAACAAGTGCATGCTGTGGACCGATGCAGGCAATGTGCTGCTGACCGACCATGAAATCCGGGTGATGGAATACCTGATGCAAAATGCCTCGCGGGTGGTCAACCGGGAAGTGCTGGAGCAGTATGTGTATGGCTGGTACATTCCAGCATCCAACAGCATTGAAGTGCGGGTCTCTGTGCTGCGCAAGAAACTCAAACAAATTGAGAGCCAGCTCAACATCCGTGCCCTCAGGAAAGCAGGCTACGCCCTCTTTGTGGAGTCCTGA
- the cysS gene encoding cysteine--tRNA ligase, with protein MPEISLYNTLTRQKEAFVPTTPGHVGMYVCGPTVYSDAHLGHAKAQVSFDVVRRYLKHAGFKVRFVSNVTDVGHLTDDSDDGDDKILKRAALEKLEPMEIADKYYWSYFEDMTALNVLKPDITPRATGHVPEQIKLTQELIDRGHAYEVDGSVYFSVTSYEAYGKLSGRKVEDLQSGTREDIREDKRDPRDFALWKRAEKGHIMRWDSPWGEGFPGWHIECSAMSLKYLGENFDIHGGGMDLQFPHHEAEIAQAEAAGHPFARYWIHNNMVTVQGGEKMSKSKGNFTTLKDLFEKYDPMVVRFLLVSSHYRSITEFSEEPLRAAQSGYARLRDTMLEVKRRLETASEGRYTTLESQLKQHVDTFHEALSDDFNTPEGVAALFNLTRDVNSALTGSVGKETLQAVLDAYLALGGDVLGLFADKGSDAGNPEVIQTLMELVIDARQNYRATREFQKSDELRARLSAIGVVLEDTAQGTRWKIQ; from the coding sequence ATGCCAGAGATTTCCCTGTACAACACCCTGACCCGGCAAAAAGAAGCTTTTGTGCCGACCACCCCCGGACATGTGGGCATGTACGTGTGCGGACCCACCGTGTACAGCGATGCCCACCTCGGGCACGCCAAGGCCCAGGTGTCTTTCGATGTGGTGAGACGGTACCTCAAACATGCTGGATTCAAAGTGCGTTTTGTTTCCAACGTCACCGATGTGGGTCACCTGACCGATGACAGCGACGATGGAGACGACAAGATCCTCAAGCGGGCCGCCCTGGAAAAACTGGAACCCATGGAGATCGCAGACAAGTACTACTGGTCTTACTTTGAGGACATGACGGCCCTCAATGTGCTGAAACCAGACATCACCCCACGGGCCACGGGGCATGTTCCAGAGCAGATCAAGCTGACCCAGGAACTCATCGACAGAGGCCATGCTTACGAGGTGGATGGCAGCGTGTACTTCTCGGTGACCAGTTACGAGGCTTACGGCAAACTCTCCGGCCGCAAGGTGGAAGATTTGCAGTCTGGCACCCGCGAGGACATCCGTGAAGACAAACGCGATCCCAGAGACTTTGCACTCTGGAAGCGGGCAGAGAAGGGGCACATCATGCGCTGGGATTCCCCCTGGGGAGAGGGGTTTCCAGGCTGGCACATTGAGTGCTCTGCCATGAGCCTGAAGTACCTGGGAGAGAACTTCGACATTCACGGGGGCGGCATGGATTTGCAGTTCCCCCACCACGAGGCCGAAATTGCCCAGGCTGAGGCTGCAGGCCATCCTTTTGCCCGTTACTGGATCCACAACAACATGGTGACGGTGCAGGGCGGCGAGAAAATGAGCAAGAGCAAGGGGAATTTCACCACCCTGAAAGACCTCTTTGAAAAATACGACCCGATGGTGGTGCGTTTCCTGCTGGTCTCCAGCCATTACCGCAGCATCACCGAGTTTTCCGAGGAGCCCCTCCGGGCGGCCCAGAGTGGTTACGCCCGCTTGCGGGACACCATGCTGGAAGTGAAACGCCGTCTGGAAACCGCTTCTGAAGGCCGTTACACCACCCTGGAAAGCCAGTTGAAACAGCATGTGGACACCTTCCATGAAGCCCTCAGCGATGATTTCAACACGCCTGAAGGGGTGGCTGCCCTGTTCAACCTGACCCGTGATGTCAATTCTGCCCTGACCGGATCGGTGGGCAAAGAGACTTTGCAGGCTGTGCTGGATGCCTACCTCGCTCTGGGAGGGGATGTGCTGGGCCTCTTTGCAGACAAGGGCAGTGATGCAGGAAACCCCGAGGTGATCCAGACCCTGATGGAACTGGTCATTGATGCCCGCCAGAATTACCGGGCCACCCGTGAATTCCAGAAAAGCGATGAGCTCAGGGCCAGACTGTCGGCCATTGGGGTGGTGCTGGAGGACACAGCACAGGGCACCCGCTGGAAAATTCAATAG
- a CDS encoding prepilin-type N-terminal cleavage/methylation domain-containing protein, whose translation MISSRSCKSFHSHAQGMTLLEVLLALFLLCVVVLSSFELQNTSSLASVKARVVQQASQVVSSHLEELRAAPFEDVPGLCSTGLAVATGAASKTLSVHCSLVPCSESAGKLICPGQDVAAYQVTYRALHQERIVLEVVSVVAR comes from the coding sequence GTGATTTCATCCAGATCTTGCAAGTCTTTTCATTCGCATGCACAGGGCATGACCCTGCTGGAAGTGTTGCTGGCTCTTTTTTTGTTGTGTGTGGTGGTTTTGAGCAGCTTTGAGTTGCAGAACACCAGCAGCCTTGCTTCTGTGAAAGCCCGTGTGGTGCAGCAAGCCTCCCAGGTGGTGTCCAGTCATTTGGAAGAATTGCGCGCCGCGCCTTTTGAGGACGTTCCCGGATTGTGCTCAACCGGGCTGGCGGTTGCAACAGGTGCAGCCAGCAAGACCCTCTCTGTGCATTGTTCCCTGGTGCCCTGTTCCGAATCCGCAGGAAAGCTCATCTGCCCTGGGCAGGATGTGGCAGCCTATCAGGTGACTTACAGGGCATTGCATCAGGAACGCATTGTGCTGGAGGTGGTCTCGGTGGTGGCCAGATGA
- a CDS encoding Gfo/Idh/MocA family protein: MNWGILGAARIAQSALVPAIREAGSTVHMVAARDPQKAHTFAEENQIPHSSSYQELLKNSDIEAVYVPLPNSEHLEWTIKALEAGKHVLCEKPLTLNASEARAMIEAQQKSGKLVLEAFSYRFHPQIERMLERLREGAIGEVRFLKVTYGFNLDRPDDIRWDPRLGGGAFYDVGCYGIDIMRLITREVPEQVHAVARMTTGGVDLDLGAMLHYSSCIGLLNCSFGLPFQQVFEVQGTRGNLILEAPFATDNYEAHLTVNGKAETFPKINPYAEMVKHFEKAIAGTEPLRFTLQQDSLPQMETLEQVLNAVDYPRT; this comes from the coding sequence ATGAACTGGGGAATCCTTGGAGCAGCACGCATCGCACAATCCGCACTGGTGCCCGCCATCCGGGAAGCGGGAAGCACCGTTCACATGGTGGCCGCCAGAGATCCGCAGAAAGCCCACACCTTTGCAGAAGAAAACCAGATCCCACATTCGTCTTCTTATCAGGAACTGCTGAAAAATTCAGACATCGAAGCCGTGTATGTGCCATTGCCCAACTCTGAACACCTGGAATGGACCATCAAGGCACTGGAGGCAGGCAAGCATGTGTTGTGCGAAAAGCCCCTGACCCTCAATGCCAGCGAAGCCAGGGCAATGATTGAAGCCCAGCAGAAATCAGGAAAATTGGTTTTGGAAGCTTTCTCCTACCGCTTTCACCCACAAATTGAACGCATGCTGGAACGGCTCAGGGAAGGTGCCATCGGCGAGGTGCGTTTTTTAAAAGTCACCTACGGTTTCAATCTGGACCGCCCGGACGACATCCGCTGGGACCCCAGGCTGGGCGGCGGGGCTTTTTACGATGTGGGCTGCTATGGCATCGACATCATGCGTCTGATCACCCGTGAGGTGCCAGAACAGGTGCATGCCGTGGCCCGCATGACCACAGGTGGAGTGGACCTCGATCTGGGGGCCATGCTGCATTATTCTTCTTGCATCGGGCTCTTGAACTGTTCTTTTGGATTGCCTTTCCAGCAGGTATTTGAAGTGCAGGGCACCAGAGGCAACCTGATCCTGGAAGCCCCTTTTGCCACCGACAATTATGAAGCGCACCTGACCGTGAATGGCAAGGCGGAAACCTTCCCGAAAATCAACCCTTATGCAGAAATGGTCAAGCATTTTGAAAAAGCCATTGCAGGCACAGAACCCCTGCGTTTCACGCTCCAGCAGGATTCCCTGCCACAGATGGAGACCCTGGAGCAGGTGCTGAACGCTGTGGATTATCCCAGAACCTGA
- a CDS encoding response regulator, translating into MASNPKILVIDDQNVNLILIEKALRSGEYQNIVTTSSPEDGLDRILNDKPDLVLLDLIMPRLNGIEILEHLKSLSQNMPPILIVTSENSENMQQKALEAGARQVIKKPFQRAELLDSVRQWLAFAY; encoded by the coding sequence ATGGCTAGCAACCCGAAAATCCTAGTGATTGATGATCAGAATGTGAACCTGATTCTGATCGAGAAAGCGTTGCGTTCAGGGGAATATCAGAACATTGTCACCACCAGCAGTCCCGAAGATGGGCTGGACCGCATTTTGAACGACAAACCCGACCTGGTGCTGCTGGATCTGATCATGCCCCGATTGAACGGCATTGAGATTCTTGAACATCTGAAAAGTCTCTCCCAGAACATGCCTCCCATCTTGATTGTCACCTCCGAGAACAGCGAAAACATGCAGCAAAAGGCCCTGGAAGCAGGGGCAAGACAGGTCATCAAGAAGCCCTTTCAGCGTGCCGAGTTGCTTGACAGTGTCCGGCAGTGGCTCGCCTTTGCCTACTGA